A stretch of Acidobacteriota bacterium DNA encodes these proteins:
- a CDS encoding DNA-binding protein produces the protein MKTVTLDVRPADQAMKDFSRAWRNRKADTSARISFASPELLWRVLTAKRLELLKVLCGAGPVSIREAARRVGRDVKAVHGEVTALLNAGVIDRTDDGQIVFPYEAVRVEFVLEVA, from the coding sequence ATGAAAACCGTCACACTTGACGTGCGCCCTGCGGATCAGGCGATGAAGGATTTTTCACGGGCTTGGCGCAATCGGAAAGCTGACACATCCGCCCGAATCAGTTTTGCATCGCCGGAGCTGCTCTGGAGGGTGCTCACCGCGAAGCGTCTGGAACTGCTGAAGGTTCTCTGCGGTGCCGGACCGGTGTCGATTCGCGAAGCAGCGCGACGCGTCGGCCGGGACGTCAAAGCCGTCCATGGCGAAGTCACCGCCTTGCTCAACGCGGGCGTCATCGATCGCACAGACGACGGCCAGATCGTCTTTCCGTACGAGGCCGTCAGGGTCGAGTTCGTGCTCGAAGTGGCGTAG
- a CDS encoding FixH family protein — protein sequence MKFARVLSDYRWPIFIGGLLSMSVLSSGVLVWIATRPDSPRPIQGYYEAARAWDASEAEQDASRQLGWTVRYELPANVPYLRGMPRPVDISVADRTGVPVADLTGRLLALRPSDSRLNQQGALSAIPNQPGRYRTLVRLDESGEWEMRLDASQQALRFVHAARMQIVADASAGGVTR from the coding sequence ATGAAGTTCGCACGGGTGCTCTCCGACTACCGGTGGCCGATCTTCATCGGCGGATTGTTATCGATGTCCGTCCTGTCGAGCGGCGTGCTGGTGTGGATCGCCACCCGCCCTGATTCGCCACGCCCGATTCAGGGCTACTACGAGGCGGCCCGTGCGTGGGACGCCAGCGAGGCCGAACAAGACGCGAGCCGGCAGTTGGGCTGGACCGTGCGATATGAACTGCCGGCCAACGTGCCCTACCTGCGCGGTATGCCGAGGCCCGTGGACATCTCGGTGGCCGACCGCACCGGCGTCCCGGTGGCGGACCTGACCGGCCGCCTGCTGGCCCTGCGTCCATCCGACTCGCGGCTCAATCAGCAAGGGGCGCTTTCGGCGATCCCCAATCAGCCCGGTCGATACCGCACTCTCGTGCGGCTCGACGAATCCGGCGAGTGGGAGATGCGCCTCGACGCCTCCCAGCAGGCGTTGCGATTTGTACATGCCGCGCGGATGCAGATCGTCGCCGATGCGTCCGCGGGTGGGGTCACGCGATGA
- a CDS encoding DUF1801 domain-containing protein: MAELKTKETRASVKAFLDRIENPQVREDCYAIAALMESVTKEKPKMWGTAIVGFGSYHYVYASGQEGDWPTTAFSPRKQAITVYIMPGFEGHKDLMSTLGTYSTGKSCLYFKRLSDIHVPTLKKLIKQSLVELKKVIQARKAAARKA, from the coding sequence ATGGCTGAACTCAAGACAAAGGAGACGCGGGCGTCAGTGAAGGCGTTTCTCGATCGCATCGAAAATCCCCAGGTCCGTGAGGATTGTTACGCCATTGCCGCGCTGATGGAGTCGGTCACCAAAGAGAAGCCGAAGATGTGGGGCACCGCAATCGTCGGCTTCGGCAGCTATCACTACGTCTATGCCAGCGGCCAGGAAGGCGACTGGCCGACGACGGCCTTTTCGCCGCGCAAACAGGCGATCACCGTCTACATCATGCCCGGCTTCGAAGGGCACAAGGACCTGATGTCCACGCTTGGCACGTATTCGACCGGCAAGTCGTGCCTGTATTTCAAGCGCCTTTCCGACATCCACGTGCCGACGCTGAAGAAGCTCATCAAGCAGTCGCTGGTCGAGCTGAAGAAGGTCATCCAGGCCCGAAAAGCCGCCGCACGGAAGGCGTGA
- a CDS encoding amidohydrolase produces MHKRVALCVLFVTAATVSGINAAQQSPLSADIDRLVAASQPQLIEWRRHLHEHPELSNREVETAKYVVAQLRAMGLEPQTGIARHGVVAVLKGGLPGPVVALRADMDGLPVREETDVPFASKASGEYQGNQVGVMHACGHDTHVAMLLAAAKVLTQVKDRLPGTVKFIFQPAEEGAPTGETPAGAEAMIAAGVMNNPKVDAVFGLHVFANIPTGQLTYRSGPFMAASDTFEIVVRGRQTHGATPWRGIDPIVVGSQIVMGLQTIVSRGVDITALPAIVTVGQFQAGVRNNIIPDSAKLVGTIRTFDDAVQTDIHAKVTRIAENIAEAAGTTAQVTITKGYPVTSNEPALTARMLPTLERVAPGAVKVSELITGAEDFTYFQRQAPGLFVFLGITPPAQVGKAPQNHSPLFVVDEAALPTGVRALAHLAVDYLSGRK; encoded by the coding sequence ATGCACAAGCGAGTCGCACTCTGTGTTCTCTTTGTTACGGCAGCAACGGTCAGCGGTATCAACGCCGCACAGCAGTCGCCCCTATCGGCAGACATCGATCGCCTGGTGGCGGCATCACAGCCGCAGCTGATCGAGTGGCGACGCCACCTTCACGAACATCCGGAACTCTCAAACCGCGAGGTTGAAACCGCAAAGTACGTCGTCGCGCAGCTGCGCGCGATGGGGCTGGAGCCGCAGACCGGGATCGCGCGTCACGGAGTGGTGGCGGTGCTCAAGGGTGGACTGCCGGGGCCGGTGGTGGCCCTGCGAGCGGACATGGACGGCCTGCCCGTGCGCGAGGAAACCGACGTGCCGTTTGCCAGCAAGGCCTCGGGTGAGTATCAAGGCAACCAGGTGGGTGTCATGCATGCGTGCGGGCACGACACACACGTGGCGATGCTCCTGGCAGCGGCGAAGGTGCTCACTCAGGTGAAGGACCGGCTGCCAGGGACGGTGAAGTTCATCTTTCAGCCCGCCGAAGAAGGCGCACCGACCGGTGAGACGCCCGCAGGCGCAGAGGCCATGATCGCGGCCGGTGTCATGAATAACCCGAAGGTGGATGCCGTCTTCGGGCTGCATGTGTTCGCGAACATTCCCACTGGACAGCTCACGTATCGCTCGGGGCCGTTCATGGCCGCGTCGGATACGTTCGAGATCGTGGTGCGCGGCCGCCAGACTCACGGCGCCACGCCCTGGCGCGGCATCGATCCCATCGTCGTCGGGTCACAGATTGTGATGGGGCTGCAGACGATCGTCAGCCGCGGCGTCGACATTACGGCGCTGCCCGCCATTGTGACCGTGGGGCAGTTCCAGGCCGGGGTGCGCAACAACATCATTCCAGACAGCGCGAAACTTGTGGGAACGATTCGGACGTTTGACGACGCGGTGCAGACGGACATCCATGCGAAGGTCACGCGAATCGCCGAGAACATTGCCGAGGCCGCGGGAACGACCGCGCAGGTGACCATCACCAAGGGGTATCCCGTCACCAGCAACGAGCCAGCGCTGACTGCCCGGATGCTGCCAACACTGGAGCGTGTGGCACCAGGTGCGGTGAAGGTGTCGGAGTTGATTACCGGCGCTGAGGACTTCACGTACTTCCAGCGGCAGGCGCCTGGCCTGTTCGTGTTTTTGGGTATCACGCCGCCGGCGCAAGTGGGGAAGGCGCCGCAGAATCATTCACCGCTGTTTGTGGTGGACGAAGCCGCGCTGCCCACAGGTGTGCGAGCGCTCGCGCATCTGGCGGTGGACTACCTGTCGGGGAGGAAGTAG
- a CDS encoding c-type cytochrome gives MAKYEDKVLHELDGIREYDNPMPGWLMAIWWGSLIFAAGYLLFYALSFGEGSLEAEYRAQATAATTEIQAYFDANPIVPPSPQALLAGATNAAVVGAGESRFSRSCAPCHGAQAQGLIGPNLTDEHWLLGGSVEQIFQTIAKGSPAKGMPPWGRALRPEELSALVSYVRSLQGTRPPNGRAPEGTLFVAEPIKGQ, from the coding sequence ATGGCGAAGTACGAAGACAAAGTCCTGCACGAACTCGACGGCATCCGCGAATACGACAATCCGATGCCGGGTTGGCTCATGGCGATCTGGTGGGGGTCCCTCATCTTCGCCGCCGGCTATCTCCTCTTTTATGCGTTGAGCTTCGGCGAAGGGTCGCTGGAGGCGGAGTACCGCGCGCAAGCCACGGCGGCGACGACCGAGATCCAGGCGTACTTTGACGCGAACCCGATCGTGCCACCATCCCCGCAGGCCCTGCTGGCCGGCGCGACCAACGCCGCGGTGGTTGGCGCGGGCGAATCGCGGTTTTCCCGATCGTGCGCGCCCTGCCACGGCGCCCAGGCCCAGGGCCTGATCGGACCGAACCTCACCGACGAACACTGGCTGCTTGGCGGGTCAGTCGAGCAGATCTTCCAGACGATTGCCAAAGGATCGCCGGCCAAGGGCATGCCGCCGTGGGGACGCGCCCTGCGGCCCGAGGAACTGAGCGCGCTGGTTTCCTATGTGCGGAGCCTGCAGGGCACGCGACCGCCGAACGGCCGTGCGCCCGAGGGCACGCTCTTTGTGGCGGAGCCCATCAAGGGGCAATAG
- the ccoN gene encoding cytochrome-c oxidase, cbb3-type subunit I: MGETVRYDDKTPRRFFLAAVVWAVVGMLVGVLIAALLFIPALNFAPYLTFGRLRPLHTNAVIFAFCGNIIFAGTYHSMQRLLKTRLFSDGLSAFHFWGWQLLIVAAAVALVTGNTQGKEYAELPWILDIVIAVLWVTFAINFFGTIAIRREQHLYVAIWFYIATIVAVAILHIGNSMVLPYSWLGSYSAYAGVKDALMQWWYGHNAVAFFLTTPFLGLMYYYLPKAAERPVFSYRLSIMHFWSLVFVYIWAGPHHLHYSAIPEWASTLGMLFSLVLWMPSWGGMVNGFFTLRGAWHKLREDPILKFMVVAITYYGMSTFEGPMMSIKSVNAVSHFTDWTIGHVHAGALGWNAFLSFAILYWAIPRLWKTQLYSTRLATAHFWTSTVGLITYQVSMWVAGLTQWAMWRAFEPDGRLTYPDFIETVVRIIPMYWVRLGGGLLFFAGLLMMCWNIFKTIKTAPADYAVEPEVHAPPRVNDDAAPGAVTPANTYDYALYRLQHATRHGFHRVLERRTVTFTVLTVLALSVGSLVEGLPMFFNKSNVKEIASVKPYTPLEVVGRDIYVREGCYNCHSQLVRPFRYETERYGEYSKAGEYIYDRPFQWGSKRTGPDLHRVGGKYPSLWHVRHMDRPDSTTPGSIMPRYPHLLTRTFDTSLIRRKLEVLRTLGAPYTDGELENAITAMQAQAGAIAAEVESQQGPKGLADKEILALTAYLQRLGTDIRWKRVETQAPFSAPSLITPPPSGGGR; encoded by the coding sequence ATGGGCGAGACAGTCCGCTACGACGACAAAACGCCGCGACGATTTTTTCTCGCGGCCGTGGTCTGGGCCGTGGTCGGCATGCTGGTGGGCGTGCTCATCGCGGCCCTGCTCTTCATTCCCGCGCTGAACTTCGCGCCGTACCTCACCTTCGGCCGGCTGCGACCGCTCCACACCAACGCGGTCATCTTCGCCTTCTGCGGCAACATTATCTTTGCCGGCACCTACCACTCGATGCAGCGCCTGCTGAAGACGCGCCTCTTCAGCGACGGCCTGTCCGCCTTCCACTTCTGGGGCTGGCAACTCCTCATCGTCGCCGCCGCCGTCGCGCTGGTGACGGGCAACACCCAAGGCAAGGAATACGCCGAGCTCCCCTGGATCCTCGACATCGTTATCGCAGTGCTCTGGGTGACGTTCGCCATCAACTTCTTCGGCACCATCGCCATCCGGCGCGAACAGCATCTCTACGTCGCCATCTGGTTCTATATCGCCACGATTGTGGCGGTGGCGATCCTGCACATCGGCAACAGCATGGTGCTGCCGTATTCGTGGCTGGGCAGCTACTCAGCGTATGCGGGCGTGAAAGACGCGCTGATGCAGTGGTGGTACGGCCACAACGCGGTCGCGTTTTTCCTGACCACGCCATTTCTCGGCCTGATGTACTACTACCTGCCCAAGGCCGCCGAGCGCCCGGTCTTCAGCTACCGGCTGTCGATCATGCACTTCTGGTCGCTGGTGTTTGTCTACATCTGGGCCGGTCCGCACCACCTGCATTACTCGGCCATCCCCGAGTGGGCATCGACCCTGGGGATGTTGTTCTCGCTCGTCCTCTGGATGCCGTCGTGGGGCGGCATGGTCAACGGCTTCTTCACGCTTCGAGGCGCGTGGCACAAACTACGCGAAGACCCCATCCTCAAATTCATGGTGGTGGCCATCACCTACTACGGCATGTCGACCTTCGAAGGGCCGATGATGTCGATCAAGTCGGTGAACGCCGTCTCCCACTTCACTGACTGGACGATCGGCCACGTGCACGCGGGCGCACTCGGCTGGAACGCGTTTCTCTCATTCGCGATTCTCTACTGGGCCATTCCCCGCCTCTGGAAGACGCAGCTGTACTCCACGCGCCTGGCCACCGCGCACTTCTGGACGTCCACCGTGGGCCTCATCACCTATCAGGTGTCCATGTGGGTGGCCGGCCTTACACAGTGGGCGATGTGGCGCGCGTTTGAACCCGACGGCCGCCTGACCTACCCCGACTTCATCGAAACGGTCGTCCGCATCATTCCGATGTACTGGGTGCGCCTGGGCGGCGGGCTCCTGTTCTTCGCCGGCCTGCTGATGATGTGCTGGAACATCTTCAAGACCATCAAGACCGCGCCGGCCGACTACGCGGTGGAACCTGAAGTCCACGCCCCACCCCGTGTGAACGACGATGCCGCGCCCGGGGCGGTGACGCCGGCCAACACGTACGACTACGCGCTCTATCGCCTGCAACACGCCACCCGTCACGGCTTCCACCGCGTGCTCGAACGGCGCACGGTGACATTCACGGTGCTCACCGTCCTGGCCCTGTCAGTGGGATCGCTGGTTGAAGGACTTCCGATGTTCTTCAACAAGTCGAACGTCAAGGAAATCGCGAGCGTCAAGCCCTACACGCCGCTCGAAGTGGTCGGCCGTGACATCTACGTGCGTGAGGGGTGTTACAACTGCCACTCGCAACTCGTCCGCCCGTTCCGGTATGAGACCGAACGCTACGGTGAGTATTCCAAGGCCGGCGAATACATCTACGACCGGCCCTTCCAGTGGGGCTCCAAACGCACGGGCCCGGACCTGCACCGTGTCGGTGGCAAGTACCCGTCGTTGTGGCACGTGCGTCACATGGACCGGCCAGACTCCACCACACCGGGGTCGATCATGCCCCGGTATCCACACCTGCTCACCCGCACGTTTGACACGAGTTTGATCCGGCGCAAGCTCGAGGTGCTCCGCACCCTCGGCGCGCCCTACACCGACGGCGAACTCGAAAATGCCATCACGGCGATGCAGGCGCAGGCGGGGGCCATTGCCGCAGAAGTGGAATCGCAGCAGGGGCCGAAGGGTCTGGCTGACAAGGAAATCCTTGCGCTCACCGCGTACCTGCAGCGCCTGGGCACCGACATCCGCTGGAAACGTGTCGAGACACAGGCGCCGTTCTCTGCCCCATCACTCATCACACCACCACCATCGGGAGGAGGTCGCTGA
- a CDS encoding DUF885 domain-containing protein yields the protein MATRAGAVLLLTLVSVGPTAEHQPASGHPGLEAVIDAVLARGGRGGATTAAPAPNPTDVLARLRAIDPKELSFDEQIDRRFAETILIGRLVAAPAGKPMGEAAYSRMLREQHLLPYDAAGLWTYAQSQFDATVRELEALARTIDPKKSWRQIADEVKQDHPEPMRMIEAHQEIVDKARAHLLAKELMTLPVRETCTVVRRVPTAGNNPYYGSFSGATARPPAEDGTLRGEWHINPFDPTWDAVRQRDYLTEHDWGVIYVTAPHETYGGHHVQILYQMQNPRRLRQRQSTSMFSEGWGLYNEQVFQETGFLPNERLHVRQLQLRLWRNARVIYDVGMQTGRMTRDQAITLMTDRVGFLRWAAESEVDSALARPGYFIGYFMGMSEILKMREEFKQRLGSAFTLKDFHDRLLRIGSMPPALVREALMHSLVTG from the coding sequence ATGGCCACGCGTGCGGGCGCCGTACTTCTGCTCACCCTGGTTTCAGTGGGACCGACCGCCGAACACCAACCGGCCTCGGGGCATCCCGGGCTCGAGGCGGTGATCGACGCCGTGCTGGCCCGTGGAGGGCGGGGCGGCGCCACGACTGCAGCCCCGGCGCCGAATCCGACCGACGTACTGGCGCGCTTGCGCGCGATCGATCCCAAAGAGCTGTCGTTCGACGAGCAGATCGATCGGCGATTCGCGGAGACCATTCTCATTGGCCGGCTGGTGGCGGCGCCGGCTGGCAAGCCGATGGGGGAGGCGGCCTACTCGCGCATGCTTCGCGAGCAGCACTTGCTGCCGTACGACGCCGCTGGTCTGTGGACATATGCGCAGTCGCAGTTTGACGCCACCGTGCGGGAGCTCGAGGCGCTGGCTCGCACAATCGACCCGAAGAAGAGCTGGCGGCAGATCGCCGACGAGGTGAAGCAGGACCATCCAGAGCCGATGCGGATGATTGAGGCCCACCAGGAGATTGTGGACAAGGCCCGCGCGCATCTTCTGGCCAAAGAGCTGATGACGTTGCCGGTGCGCGAGACCTGCACGGTGGTCCGGCGCGTGCCAACGGCCGGAAACAACCCCTATTACGGTAGCTTTTCCGGGGCCACTGCGCGGCCACCTGCTGAGGACGGAACCTTGCGTGGTGAATGGCACATCAACCCGTTCGACCCCACCTGGGACGCGGTACGTCAGCGCGACTACCTGACCGAGCACGACTGGGGGGTGATCTACGTCACCGCGCCGCACGAGACCTATGGCGGGCATCATGTGCAGATCCTCTACCAGATGCAGAATCCGAGGCGCCTGCGTCAGCGTCAGAGCACGTCGATGTTTTCGGAAGGCTGGGGCCTCTACAACGAGCAAGTGTTTCAGGAGACCGGCTTCCTGCCCAATGAGCGTCTGCACGTGCGCCAGCTCCAGCTTCGGCTGTGGCGGAACGCCCGAGTGATTTACGACGTCGGGATGCAGACCGGCCGGATGACCCGCGACCAGGCCATCACGCTGATGACCGACCGCGTCGGATTCCTTCGCTGGGCTGCCGAGTCAGAGGTGGACTCGGCGCTGGCCCGGCCTGGTTATTTCATCGGCTATTTCATGGGCATGTCCGAAATACTGAAGATGCGCGAGGAGTTCAAGCAGCGCCTCGGTTCAGCATTCACGCTCAAGGATTTCCACGACCGGTTGCTGCGGATTGGCAGCATGCCTCCCGCGTTGGTGCGCGAAGCGCTGATGCACTCGCTCGTGACGGGGTGA
- the ccoG gene encoding cytochrome c oxidase accessory protein CcoG: MSTPHERIFDTAPPDELLFSISADGHRRYIHPVVSKGRYWKIRRNIAVALVVLFFVLPHITVGEYPAILFDLATRRFHVFGGTFHPTDNLLLAAFGFGVVVTVFFVGSTFGRVWCGFGCPQTIYLEFLFRPIEQLVEGGATGQLRLNKEPWSLRKFGIKSLKWFLWSVLAVLMAATFVSYFTGWSPLVRGIVSAPAAWTSAIITMAAVTGLILFDFGWFRDQMCTIACPYGRLQNVLADRDTLLVAYDQARGEPRLAPKFRLGVEISGACVDCGACVRVCPTGTDIRRGLQVECIGTAQCVDACDEVMRKLGQPTGLIKFTSEREQQGGQRRLWRPRNLAYLALLTVAWGTLGALVFTRADALVEIRRGGRETYRILPSGDIANQQRIRFTSQLDETQRFDVVVDGANGATLVLSESPIIVAAERVVTVNAVTTIPAAMFDDGQATVRYVVTSDRGFRKEIEFLLLGPSDQGDHR, from the coding sequence ATGAGCACCCCGCACGAGCGCATCTTCGACACCGCGCCCCCGGACGAGCTGCTGTTCAGCATCTCGGCCGACGGCCATCGCCGGTACATCCACCCGGTGGTGAGCAAGGGACGGTACTGGAAGATCCGCCGCAACATTGCGGTGGCGCTCGTGGTGCTGTTCTTCGTCCTTCCCCACATCACGGTCGGTGAGTACCCGGCGATTCTGTTCGACCTCGCCACGCGCAGGTTTCACGTATTCGGCGGCACCTTTCATCCCACAGACAACCTGCTGCTTGCCGCTTTCGGTTTTGGCGTGGTGGTCACGGTGTTTTTTGTCGGGTCCACGTTTGGCCGCGTGTGGTGCGGCTTTGGCTGTCCGCAGACGATCTATCTGGAGTTTCTCTTCAGGCCCATCGAGCAACTGGTCGAGGGCGGAGCCACCGGGCAACTGCGGCTGAACAAGGAACCGTGGAGTCTTCGCAAGTTTGGCATCAAGTCGCTCAAGTGGTTTCTGTGGTCCGTACTTGCGGTGCTCATGGCCGCAACCTTTGTGTCGTACTTCACCGGATGGTCGCCGCTGGTGCGCGGCATTGTCTCGGCGCCGGCGGCGTGGACCAGCGCGATCATCACCATGGCGGCGGTCACGGGTCTCATCCTGTTTGACTTCGGCTGGTTCCGGGATCAGATGTGCACCATCGCGTGCCCCTACGGCCGGCTGCAGAATGTGCTGGCCGATCGCGACACGCTCCTTGTCGCCTACGACCAGGCCCGCGGTGAGCCTCGGCTGGCGCCGAAGTTCAGGCTGGGCGTGGAAATCTCCGGCGCGTGTGTGGACTGCGGCGCGTGTGTGCGCGTGTGCCCCACCGGCACCGACATCCGGCGCGGCCTGCAGGTGGAGTGCATCGGCACGGCGCAGTGTGTGGACGCGTGTGACGAGGTGATGCGCAAACTGGGCCAACCGACCGGACTGATCAAGTTCACCTCTGAACGCGAGCAGCAGGGCGGACAACGCCGGCTCTGGCGCCCGCGCAACCTCGCGTATCTGGCGCTGCTCACCGTGGCATGGGGCACCCTGGGCGCCCTGGTCTTCACGCGCGCGGATGCCCTGGTGGAAATCCGTCGCGGCGGGCGCGAGACCTACCGCATCCTGCCGTCGGGCGACATCGCCAATCAGCAGCGCATCCGGTTCACCAGCCAACTGGACGAGACACAGCGTTTTGACGTGGTCGTCGATGGCGCGAACGGCGCGACGCTCGTTCTGAGCGAATCGCCGATCATTGTGGCCGCCGAGCGGGTGGTGACCGTCAATGCCGTCACGACCATTCCGGCAGCCATGTTTGACGATGGCCAGGCGACGGTCCGCTATGTCGTGACGTCCGACCGGGGATTCCGCAAGGAGATCGAGTTCCTGCTGCTCGGCCCCTCTGACCAGGGAGACCACCGATGA
- a CDS encoding cysteine desulfurase-like protein has protein sequence MPLDLAFARSQFPALSDDEGSWIYLDNAGGSQVLGPVADRVRDYLLTSSVQTGASYGVSALASERLYAGQLAVAELVNASRPEEIVFGPSSTVMIQTLARAITPALSPGDELVVSMIDHEANIGPWLALKAHGIVVRPWQLNRETMTLEVSDLELLMTPRTRLVVCTQTSNIFGQLIPIAAVTACAHRHGAVVCVDGVAFAPHRLVDVREWDVDYYVFSLYKVFGPHHAVLYGKYDRLLGLANLSHHFVPMDKIPGKLQPGNPNYELSYGATAIPEYLVALGERSGATAGASRRARMAAAFDAIADHESLLAERLLGWLRGRHDVRVIGPASSQRSVRVPTISFVVDGIDSERIVRAIDPLRIGIRFGDFYSRRLIEDLGLAAGHGVVRASFAHYNTVSDADRLIAGLEQALPRTRRKRSEVPRRKEPV, from the coding sequence ATGCCGCTCGACCTCGCCTTCGCGCGCTCGCAATTTCCCGCGCTCTCAGACGATGAAGGCTCATGGATCTATCTCGACAACGCCGGCGGTTCGCAGGTGCTTGGGCCGGTTGCCGACCGGGTGCGCGATTACCTGCTGACTTCGAGCGTTCAAACTGGCGCCAGTTACGGTGTCTCTGCGCTGGCCTCGGAGCGTCTGTACGCCGGCCAGTTGGCGGTCGCTGAACTCGTCAACGCGTCCAGGCCGGAAGAAATCGTCTTCGGCCCCTCGTCCACGGTCATGATCCAGACCCTGGCGCGCGCCATCACGCCTGCGTTGTCGCCAGGCGACGAACTGGTGGTCTCGATGATTGACCACGAGGCCAACATCGGACCGTGGCTCGCGCTCAAGGCGCATGGCATCGTCGTCCGCCCCTGGCAACTCAATCGCGAGACGATGACGCTGGAGGTGTCTGACCTCGAGCTGTTGATGACACCACGCACCAGGCTTGTGGTCTGCACGCAGACGTCGAACATCTTCGGTCAGCTGATTCCCATCGCGGCGGTCACCGCGTGCGCGCATCGTCACGGCGCGGTGGTGTGTGTTGATGGCGTGGCCTTCGCTCCGCACCGTCTTGTGGACGTGCGTGAGTGGGATGTGGACTACTACGTCTTCAGCCTCTACAAGGTCTTCGGCCCGCACCATGCCGTGCTGTACGGCAAGTACGACCGCCTGCTCGGGCTCGCGAACCTGTCACATCACTTCGTGCCGATGGACAAGATCCCGGGAAAACTCCAGCCGGGGAACCCCAACTACGAGCTGTCGTACGGAGCCACGGCCATCCCGGAGTATCTGGTGGCGCTGGGTGAACGGTCTGGAGCCACGGCCGGCGCGTCCCGCCGCGCACGCATGGCGGCCGCGTTCGACGCCATCGCGGATCACGAGTCGCTACTGGCCGAGCGGCTGCTGGGCTGGCTGCGGGGGCGGCACGACGTGCGCGTCATCGGGCCCGCGTCCTCCCAGCGCTCGGTTCGTGTGCCAACCATCAGTTTCGTGGTTGACGGCATTGACTCGGAGCGCATCGTCCGCGCGATCGATCCCCTGCGCATTGGTATTCGCTTCGGAGACTTCTACTCGCGGCGCTTGATCGAAGACCTGGGTCTGGCAGCTGGACACGGCGTCGTGCGCGCGTCATTCGCGCACTACAACACGGTGTCCGACGCCGATCGGCTCATCGCCGGTCTGGAGCAGGCGCTGCCACGGACCCGCCGGAAACGGTCGGAGGTGCCCAGGCGTAAGGAGCCCGTATGA